Proteins encoded together in one Mobula birostris isolate sMobBir1 chromosome 7, sMobBir1.hap1, whole genome shotgun sequence window:
- the LOC140200819 gene encoding trypsin inhibitor ClTI-1-like, whose protein sequence is MKKTKYFLIATLVIFTFAGMAVCSQTDDAMEQPACDKYILPACPRNYAPLCGTDGNTYSNECVLCMEIKQRKANIRIRKPGRC, encoded by the exons ATgaagaaaacaaaatattttctCATTGCAACCCTTGTGATTTTCACTTTTGCTG GTATGGCCGTATGTAGTCAGACTGATGACGCAATGGAACAA CCGGCCTGTGATAAATATATTTTGCCAGCATGTCCAAGGAATTATGCTCCACTCTGTGGCACAGATGGTAATACCTACTCAAATGAGTGTGTGCTGTGCATGGAGATCAA GCAACGAAAGGCCAACATTCGTATACGTAAACCAGGACGTTGCTGA